From the Malus domestica chromosome 17, GDT2T_hap1 genome, one window contains:
- the LOC139193675 gene encoding uncharacterized protein isoform X2 translates to MLLHWGDAVSWKNAYSSYFWNSLSHCFLSSFLEVRKDGHFCQNLQQNGNFCQNKRLNKNISRIPLFFDAVKVFVNSYLRRL, encoded by the exons ATGCTGTTACATTGGG GAGACGCAGTAAGTTGGAAAAATGCCTATAGTTCTTATTTTTGGAACTCTTTATCTCATTGTTTCTTGAGTAGTTTTCTGGAAGTAAGAAAAGATGGGCATTT CTGCCAAAACCTCcaacaaaatggaaacttttgcCAAAACAAAAG GTTGAACAAAAATATCTCCAGGATCCCCCTTTTTTTTGACGCTGTTAAG GTTTTTGTCAATAGTTATTTACGTAGGTTGTGA
- the LOC139193675 gene encoding ubiquitin-conjugating enzyme E2 2-like isoform X1 has translation MSTPARKRLIRDFKRLQQDPLAGISGAPQDNNIMLLNAVTLGCQNLQQNGNFCQNKRLNKNISRIPLFFDAVKVFVNSYLRRL, from the exons ATGTCGACTCCTGCAAGGAAGAGGCTGATAAGAGACTTCAAGAGGCTGCAACAGGACCCGCTTGCAGGGATTAGCGGGGCACCCCAAGATAACAATATAATGCTGTTGAATGCTGTTACATTGGG CTGCCAAAACCTCcaacaaaatggaaacttttgcCAAAACAAAAG GTTGAACAAAAATATCTCCAGGATCCCCCTTTTTTTTGACGCTGTTAAG GTTTTTGTCAATAGTTATTTACGTAGGTTGTGA